In one window of Leptospira sp. WS92.C1 DNA:
- a CDS encoding AAA family ATPase: METVKIAGLNVPVSKVGINTGSLGSDLVETDSTVRNLSNILYPLLEGKPVLLVGDAGVGKNALIYYINFMRKHPTSRFSFNEDTLPEDLIGSYRILMDGQGFAWSDGPLTAAIRSGQSFVADEMNLCPPHIIKRFSTVYESAYLELIEGDGSRISCGDGFNFIGTQNPSEGFEGRKPLPFDITRFFSVVFIDPHTPDEILFILKKLYPSLSESLLQSCIRISLETENRVVTGKLGKGDLEKYHFNIRNLKKLCNRILGLKADTSELQFREFWNFYVEPFRKKEDRDFQLELLLSESGLKLAPELPEPSFQVHKGFLYCNDKAVPVADENKAKNLLSSVPLPLKLREFSEKIFTAVQFQENVLIEYSEEQDPQILLPLFTEISGLPLETISLCKGIHTSDIIGALKPISGSQVDWVDGPLTRGIREGGNILITNLEAAGAELVEKLNMLTDDARSLTLPPEAGRTEPIQLTGDSRIFALKLFRKSKSTATISRAFRNRFTSVLFPDLEDESTLTEILSFYLPGNSLILKMVTFHLKIRDLAKKRTIGSANLLPYLFGLSNLLFWKDHILRYADAKTGETGLKETAVRGGKIAYTNQIADPKERQELEKILDFQMSGIEIESDFFKVLEDKKKKTLTTATDIEKKRWWNPELHKREALTGKAKLINSGNPLKRGIEIDTPETGGEIKEGADAWYGQDTRGNKGQGEPAGGGGAWGYRTEELYKQFLAKRKILWEYAIQVSLKEFKEVFGQSLEDIELNLDRLFDPEIDITRMYRNEGNRIDTRKYISFLSGRGDSKVFDRTIIDKNEEKLKGVEVAFLVSKSRRIFNFEYAVAVISAMLSSAYILNEHEVDFSIHAYSDRNNKKDRIDLIPIKRLDESYDEIKEEEMFNYLRTDWQGDSVEEYQLLEKVESYFSPEAQTKIVVMISDFRGQRGKSDVSDEINSRDNRKLHSEILKNQNRNYVFLGVGLGRRYIAEHLFQDSIQITSDNFYNMPNLIGTELGRLILTHHSMRN; this comes from the coding sequence ATGGAAACCGTAAAAATCGCCGGTCTGAATGTTCCCGTCTCCAAGGTGGGAATCAATACAGGAAGTTTAGGATCCGATCTCGTGGAGACGGACTCTACAGTTCGCAATCTATCCAATATTCTCTATCCATTACTCGAAGGTAAACCCGTACTTCTCGTGGGCGATGCCGGGGTCGGCAAGAACGCGCTGATCTACTATATCAACTTTATGAGAAAACATCCGACCTCCCGATTCAGTTTTAACGAGGACACACTTCCCGAAGATTTGATCGGTTCGTATCGGATCCTGATGGACGGACAAGGATTTGCTTGGTCGGACGGGCCTTTGACCGCGGCGATTCGTTCGGGTCAAAGTTTTGTGGCAGATGAGATGAATCTTTGTCCTCCGCATATCATCAAACGATTCTCTACCGTGTATGAATCCGCGTATTTGGAACTGATTGAAGGCGACGGTTCGAGAATTTCCTGCGGAGACGGTTTTAATTTTATCGGAACCCAAAATCCTTCCGAAGGTTTTGAAGGAAGAAAGCCGCTCCCTTTCGACATCACCCGTTTTTTCTCCGTAGTTTTTATCGATCCTCATACTCCCGATGAGATTCTTTTCATTCTCAAAAAACTCTATCCGAGTTTAAGCGAATCTCTGCTTCAGTCCTGCATTCGGATTTCTTTGGAAACGGAGAATCGTGTGGTCACCGGAAAACTCGGAAAAGGAGATCTGGAAAAGTATCATTTCAATATTCGAAATCTCAAAAAACTTTGCAATCGGATCCTGGGTTTGAAAGCGGATACGAGCGAACTTCAATTCAGAGAATTTTGGAATTTTTACGTCGAACCGTTCCGCAAAAAAGAAGACAGGGACTTTCAGCTCGAACTTTTGTTAAGCGAATCCGGATTAAAACTGGCTCCCGAACTTCCGGAACCTTCTTTTCAGGTTCACAAAGGATTTTTATACTGCAACGATAAAGCGGTTCCCGTCGCGGATGAAAACAAAGCGAAGAATCTTCTAAGCAGCGTACCTCTTCCTTTAAAACTCCGAGAATTTTCCGAAAAGATTTTTACCGCGGTTCAATTTCAAGAAAACGTTCTGATCGAATATTCGGAAGAACAGGATCCTCAGATTCTGCTTCCTCTTTTTACGGAAATTTCCGGTCTTCCGCTCGAGACGATAAGTTTGTGTAAGGGAATTCATACCTCCGATATTATCGGAGCCTTGAAGCCGATCAGCGGTTCCCAAGTAGATTGGGTGGACGGTCCTCTCACTCGCGGAATCAGGGAAGGCGGAAACATTCTCATCACAAACCTGGAAGCCGCCGGGGCGGAATTAGTAGAAAAATTGAATATGCTTACGGATGATGCGAGATCTCTGACTCTTCCGCCCGAAGCGGGCAGAACCGAGCCGATCCAACTTACGGGAGATTCTCGAATTTTTGCACTCAAACTTTTTAGAAAATCAAAATCCACGGCTACGATTTCGAGAGCGTTTCGAAATCGTTTTACGAGCGTCTTGTTCCCGGACTTGGAAGACGAATCCACGTTAACCGAAATTCTTTCCTTTTATCTTCCCGGAAACAGTTTGATCTTAAAGATGGTGACCTTTCATCTCAAGATCCGGGATCTTGCAAAAAAACGCACGATCGGTTCTGCCAATTTGCTTCCGTATTTGTTCGGACTTTCCAATCTTCTTTTTTGGAAGGATCATATTTTGCGTTATGCGGATGCAAAAACCGGAGAAACGGGTCTCAAGGAAACCGCGGTTCGAGGAGGAAAGATCGCTTATACAAATCAAATCGCGGATCCGAAAGAAAGACAGGAACTCGAAAAAATCCTGGATTTCCAAATGTCCGGTATCGAGATCGAATCCGATTTCTTCAAAGTTCTTGAGGATAAGAAAAAAAAAACTCTAACAACGGCCACAGACATTGAGAAAAAACGTTGGTGGAATCCGGAACTTCATAAACGAGAAGCGTTAACCGGAAAGGCGAAACTGATCAATTCCGGAAACCCTCTCAAACGCGGAATCGAAATCGACACTCCGGAAACGGGCGGTGAGATAAAAGAAGGCGCCGACGCTTGGTATGGTCAGGACACCCGAGGCAACAAAGGTCAGGGAGAGCCTGCGGGTGGTGGCGGAGCCTGGGGTTATCGCACCGAAGAACTCTATAAACAATTTCTTGCCAAACGTAAAATTCTTTGGGAATACGCGATCCAGGTTTCTCTCAAAGAATTCAAGGAAGTTTTCGGTCAAAGTTTGGAAGACATCGAACTCAACCTAGATCGTCTTTTTGATCCGGAGATCGACATCACAAGAATGTATCGAAACGAAGGAAACCGTATCGATACTCGAAAATACATCTCCTTCTTATCCGGAAGAGGGGACTCAAAGGTTTTTGATCGTACGATCATCGATAAAAACGAGGAAAAACTCAAAGGTGTGGAAGTCGCCTTTCTCGTATCCAAGTCAAGAAGGATCTTCAACTTCGAATACGCGGTTGCGGTGATTTCAGCGATGCTTTCTTCCGCTTATATTCTCAACGAACACGAAGTGGATTTTTCGATTCACGCGTATTCCGATCGAAACAACAAAAAAGATAGAATCGATCTGATTCCGATCAAACGTTTGGATGAATCTTATGACGAGATCAAAGAAGAAGAAATGTTCAATTATCTCAGAACGGACTGGCAAGGAGACTCCGTAGAAGAGTATCAGCTTCTCGAAAAAGTAGAATCGTATTTTTCTCCGGAGGCACAGACAAAAATCGTGGTAATGATCTCCGATTTTCGGGGACAAAGGGGAAAATCGGACGTTTCCGACGAAATCAATTCTCGGGACAACCGCAAACTCCACTCCGAAATTCTAAAAAATCAAAATCGAAATTACGTCTTTCTGGGAGTCGGTCTCGGAAGAAGATATATAGCCGAACATCTGTTCCAGGATTCCATTCAGATCACTTCGGATAATTTTTACAATATGCCCAATCTGATCGGAACCGAACTCGGGCGATTGATTCTGACACATCATAGTATGCGGAATTGA
- a CDS encoding phosphoethanolamine transferase, which translates to MEGLQWTYYFLSFLYSVLLYSLILFTLSFLSKTSKKKSYLILLCSVIFFYSICLVGSYGYFSYSGIMPNFFVFSYIFQEPFNSWTIFQGGLTIWSLIGFAALYGFLFFSFKVAVSTVKLRYTKSVYTLLSVAILFLTAFFHNNTRFNDQIYVADTNSISFINRNLYNLATGDRLGSAGLQSRNKPILSLSLHPAKMNVLIILSESLRKQSMGLYGYERDTTPFLKRWSQNSQDGSVVVFKNAFSNSSSTLISVPSLLSGVSPIQPVSMTHSSPLFWEYGKVAGLSTFYISSHSFRWNNFSGFFKNAGIDFLWNKEISGLSVFNDIGIDDRKTVQEFQTHVNRLKQKGENFAGVLHLNTNHFPYIIPEEYVYFPIGKDTFAPYDNSVRYLDHLLEEVFSFFNRENLLQNTLVIFTSDHGEGIFEHDYIGHIESNHIETVAIPMLFYVPNSLKKKISLERLKNNSDENVSNADLIPTLVNILGVENQPEIRGFLSKLEGRSLLSNLPKDRRIFISNNNETSLYRVGMSYIKGNKHYMLRLNSFPPDEEMFDIKADPKEKKNLWPAFDLETKKEVRKELDGCSLCRDLYSASGIKL; encoded by the coding sequence ATGGAAGGACTTCAATGGACATACTATTTTTTGTCCTTTTTATATTCTGTTCTCCTATATTCTTTGATTCTTTTTACTTTGAGTTTTCTTTCTAAGACTTCGAAAAAAAAATCGTATCTGATTTTACTTTGTTCCGTTATCTTTTTTTATTCGATCTGTCTTGTTGGTTCTTACGGTTACTTCAGTTATTCCGGAATCATGCCAAACTTTTTTGTATTTTCTTATATTTTTCAAGAGCCTTTTAACAGTTGGACGATCTTTCAAGGCGGCCTTACGATCTGGAGCCTGATCGGTTTCGCTGCGCTTTATGGATTTCTTTTTTTTAGTTTTAAGGTCGCGGTATCTACGGTAAAACTTCGTTATACAAAAAGCGTCTATACTTTGCTGAGTGTTGCAATTCTTTTTCTAACAGCATTCTTTCATAATAACACAAGATTTAACGATCAGATTTACGTTGCCGATACGAATTCGATTTCGTTTATCAATCGCAATCTATACAATCTTGCTACAGGAGATCGACTCGGATCCGCCGGGCTTCAATCTCGGAATAAACCGATCCTTTCTTTGAGTCTGCATCCCGCCAAAATGAATGTATTGATCATTCTCAGTGAGAGTCTTAGAAAACAAAGTATGGGTCTTTACGGATATGAAAGAGATACAACTCCGTTTCTCAAACGCTGGTCTCAGAATTCTCAAGACGGCTCCGTTGTGGTTTTTAAAAATGCGTTTTCCAATTCGAGTTCTACTTTGATTTCTGTTCCGAGTTTGTTATCGGGAGTTTCTCCCATTCAGCCTGTTTCTATGACTCACAGTTCTCCTTTGTTTTGGGAATACGGTAAAGTTGCGGGTTTATCCACATTTTATATTTCGAGTCATAGTTTTCGATGGAATAACTTTTCCGGTTTTTTTAAGAATGCGGGAATCGATTTTCTTTGGAACAAGGAGATCAGCGGTCTAAGCGTATTTAACGATATTGGAATTGACGATCGTAAAACCGTTCAAGAATTTCAAACTCACGTAAACCGACTCAAACAAAAAGGCGAAAATTTTGCAGGAGTTCTCCATCTCAACACGAATCATTTTCCGTATATCATTCCGGAAGAATACGTATATTTTCCGATTGGAAAGGATACATTTGCTCCTTATGATAATTCGGTGCGTTATCTGGATCATCTTTTGGAAGAGGTATTTTCTTTTTTTAACCGGGAAAATCTTTTGCAGAATACTTTGGTCATATTTACTTCCGATCACGGAGAAGGAATTTTTGAACACGATTACATCGGTCATATCGAAAGCAATCATATCGAAACGGTTGCAATTCCGATGTTGTTTTATGTTCCCAATTCTTTAAAGAAAAAGATTTCTTTGGAGCGTCTCAAAAACAATTCGGATGAGAACGTATCCAATGCGGATTTAATCCCTACATTGGTAAATATACTGGGAGTCGAAAATCAACCGGAGATCAGAGGTTTTCTTTCTAAATTGGAAGGACGATCGCTGCTATCCAATTTACCCAAGGACAGACGAATTTTTATTTCCAACAACAACGAGACATCTCTGTATCGGGTCGGAATGAGTTATATCAAGGGAAATAAGCACTATATGCTTCGTTTGAATTCGTTTCCTCCGGATGAAGAGATGTTTGATATCAAAGCGGATCCGAAAGAGAAAAAAAATCTATGGCCTGCTTTTGATTTAGAAACAAAAAAAGAAGTTCGTAAGGAACTTGATGGATGCAGTCTTTGTCGGGATCTTTATTCTGCTTCCGGCATCAAACTTTAA
- a CDS encoding A24 family peptidase, which translates to MSSLPDFCGLWIFAVFGSLGAASLGSFYVTLGYRILEYDYGKKRKILSFREKWRRIFTSPSACDHCGKEVRYPELLPVVGYLITKGKCKSCKKDIPKFFPIVEFLFVCIFLFCFLITKNLPFSFVFLFLCGHLLISCLTDARYFSLDYENLPWIFCFGMFSVFLLNGKIPGINEVYVFGGFFLCFIALFFLFPGGIGFGDVLFAPVLAMIAGHPWWMFFLNASYVPAVLFTIVFRKKGSSIRKTPIPMGIYFSLGILLTFFCKILFNADLLPFSIFSELENPNL; encoded by the coding sequence TTGTCGAGCTTGCCTGATTTTTGCGGTCTTTGGATTTTTGCGGTCTTTGGAAGCCTCGGTGCGGCTTCCTTGGGCAGTTTTTACGTCACTCTCGGTTATCGAATTTTAGAATACGATTACGGTAAAAAAAGAAAGATCCTTTCTTTCCGGGAAAAGTGGAGACGGATTTTCACATCACCCAGCGCCTGCGATCATTGCGGAAAAGAAGTCCGTTATCCGGAATTGCTTCCCGTGGTCGGTTATCTCATCACAAAGGGAAAGTGCAAGTCCTGCAAAAAAGACATTCCTAAATTCTTTCCGATCGTAGAATTTTTATTCGTCTGTATTTTTTTATTTTGTTTTTTGATTACGAAAAACCTTCCGTTTAGTTTCGTATTTTTATTTCTCTGCGGACATCTTCTCATCTCTTGTCTGACGGATGCACGTTATTTCTCTTTGGATTATGAAAATCTTCCCTGGATTTTTTGTTTCGGAATGTTTTCGGTCTTTCTTTTAAACGGAAAAATTCCCGGAATCAACGAGGTCTATGTATTCGGTGGATTTTTTCTCTGTTTTATCGCTCTGTTTTTTTTATTTCCGGGCGGGATCGGATTTGGAGACGTTTTGTTCGCTCCTGTCCTTGCCATGATCGCAGGACATCCTTGGTGGATGTTTTTCTTAAACGCATCGTATGTTCCCGCAGTTTTGTTCACAATCGTGTTTCGAAAAAAAGGGAGTAGTATTCGAAAAACCCCGATCCCTATGGGAATCTATTTTTCTTTAGGAATTTTGCTTACTTTTTTTTGTAAGATTCTTTTTAATGCGGATTTGCTTCCTTTTTCCATCTTTTCGGAATTGGAGAATCCGAATTTGTAA
- a CDS encoding aromatic ring-hydroxylating dioxygenase subunit alpha: MSEKKTIELARPKSLPFSTAILDRVLKQSKIGMPEISESEFIENKETSALKTDFYTNEEIFASEMKLFQERAAVVGFNDQVLSPGDHFVCTIRDQNLLVLRDEENTLHAYYNSCIHRGTRLVSEKREKTLKKIVCPYHSWTYDLDGQLLTANCKVPEKKLVELPILNSAGMLFVGFQNDALKRLEPVLTELNDFKFDSYVPYAVKKTIEEFNWKVGVEIFLESYHISTVHKNSVAPVIAKNASIFDPIEEHSRILMPNRSFEHTSVPTRKDLIISYFLFPSTILIIFRDHFAMLHFQPISAEKCVCTQAVMIPQKAQTQRMIRHWDYNADFFFKTISEDLHLAGEIQLGLKRSGFIFPSSYEPGILHFHKGLKEFLKSQA, from the coding sequence ATGTCAGAAAAAAAAACCATAGAACTCGCCAGACCCAAATCCTTACCCTTTTCCACCGCAATCTTAGATCGTGTATTAAAACAAAGTAAAATCGGAATGCCTGAGATTTCCGAATCGGAATTTATAGAAAATAAAGAAACATCCGCCCTAAAAACCGATTTTTACACGAACGAAGAAATTTTCGCTTCCGAAATGAAACTTTTTCAAGAACGGGCCGCGGTTGTCGGTTTTAACGACCAGGTTCTTTCTCCGGGAGATCATTTTGTCTGCACGATTCGGGATCAGAACTTACTCGTCCTAAGGGACGAAGAGAACACTCTACATGCGTATTACAATTCTTGCATACACAGAGGAACAAGACTTGTTTCCGAAAAACGAGAAAAAACCCTTAAAAAGATTGTTTGCCCGTATCATAGTTGGACATACGATCTGGATGGGCAACTGCTCACCGCGAATTGCAAAGTCCCAGAAAAAAAACTCGTTGAACTTCCGATTTTAAATTCAGCGGGAATGTTATTCGTAGGTTTTCAAAACGACGCACTAAAACGTTTAGAACCCGTTTTGACGGAACTAAACGATTTCAAATTCGATTCTTATGTTCCTTACGCGGTCAAAAAAACGATCGAAGAATTCAACTGGAAAGTGGGTGTTGAAATTTTTCTCGAATCCTATCATATCTCCACGGTCCACAAAAATTCGGTAGCACCTGTAATCGCAAAAAACGCGTCCATCTTTGATCCGATCGAAGAACACAGTAGAATTCTAATGCCGAATCGTTCCTTTGAACACACTTCCGTACCAACAAGAAAAGATTTGATCATCAGCTATTTCTTATTTCCTTCTACGATTTTGATCATCTTTCGCGACCACTTCGCAATGCTTCATTTTCAACCGATCTCGGCGGAAAAATGTGTTTGCACGCAGGCGGTTATGATTCCGCAAAAAGCCCAAACGCAGAGAATGATTCGTCATTGGGATTACAATGCGGATTTCTTTTTTAAAACGATCTCGGAGGATCTGCACTTGGCCGGAGAAATTCAGTTAGGTCTCAAACGAAGCGGGTTTATTTTTCCGAGTTCGTATGAACCCGGAATTCTGCACTTTCATAAAGGTCTAAAGGAATTTTTGAAAAGTCAAGCCTAA
- a CDS encoding DUF2721 domain-containing protein, whose translation MITPAVMITACASLIFSTANRLGRIFDRVNLLKAEVEGILIGKLPYPAERMESLGKQLRVQRIRAILIQRSMAFLYTATSLFVLSSLGFAFSSALFHEYSWVATFAALAGGLFLFLASIFLLYESRYNLKFINGLIDLTEFLGAQIPNENLTKKS comes from the coding sequence ATGATTACTCCCGCGGTTATGATCACGGCTTGTGCCAGTTTGATTTTTTCTACTGCCAATCGACTGGGTAGAATTTTTGATCGAGTCAATCTGTTGAAAGCGGAGGTGGAAGGCATCCTGATCGGGAAACTCCCCTATCCCGCCGAAAGAATGGAAAGTTTAGGAAAGCAGCTCAGAGTTCAAAGAATCCGAGCCATACTCATCCAAAGATCCATGGCGTTTCTTTACACCGCAACCTCCCTCTTTGTACTCTCCAGCCTGGGTTTTGCATTCTCAAGCGCCTTGTTTCACGAATATTCCTGGGTCGCGACTTTTGCGGCCCTGGCAGGAGGTCTTTTTTTATTTCTCGCGAGTATCTTTCTCCTCTACGAAAGCCGTTATAACCTGAAGTTTATCAATGGATTGATTGATCTCACCGAATTTTTAGGGGCCCAAATTCCAAATGAAAATTTGACTAAAAAATCCTAA
- a CDS encoding pyridoxal phosphate-dependent aminotransferase, translating into MNQNTLEYILANRIQGLDTSAIRKAFELAGTLKNPINLSIGQPHFPCPPNIIEAGCKALKDGKTAYTLTGGIPKLKEALAEKYKATNGISYATPERILVTSGISSAFLLLFNALLNEGDECLVVTPHFLMYPAYIKIYGGKMNTVHESFEPEDLKEFSDKKLKIIIYSSPSNPTGKILSRKQLEALAELAAKTGAYLISDEIYELFDYDKKFISAGSFYEKAITLSGFSKTYSMTGLRLASILAPEPIIKTLTTLQQYTLVCAPSVTQWMGIEALKTDMSSYIADYKEKRDYVYETLKDRYEISKSEGAFYYFIKIQEKDDDFILKAVKEKELILVPGYIFTNSKNYIRISFASEWENLKKGISALVELA; encoded by the coding sequence ATGAATCAAAATACTTTAGAATATATTTTAGCCAATCGTATCCAAGGCCTGGATACTTCCGCCATCCGTAAGGCATTTGAACTCGCGGGAACCTTAAAAAATCCGATCAACCTTTCCATTGGACAACCTCATTTTCCTTGTCCCCCGAATATCATCGAAGCCGGATGTAAGGCGCTCAAAGACGGAAAAACTGCATACACTCTTACGGGAGGAATTCCCAAACTCAAGGAAGCTCTCGCAGAAAAATACAAGGCGACTAACGGAATCTCCTACGCGACACCCGAAAGAATTCTGGTAACCTCCGGAATCAGCTCCGCGTTTCTGCTTTTATTCAACGCACTGTTAAATGAAGGAGACGAATGCCTCGTCGTCACTCCGCACTTTTTGATGTATCCGGCGTATATCAAAATCTACGGAGGAAAGATGAATACGGTTCATGAAAGTTTCGAACCCGAGGATCTCAAAGAATTCTCCGATAAAAAACTGAAGATCATCATCTATTCTTCTCCGTCCAATCCTACCGGAAAGATTCTCTCCAGAAAACAACTCGAGGCCCTTGCGGAATTGGCCGCAAAAACGGGAGCTTATCTGATCTCGGACGAAATCTACGAACTCTTCGATTATGATAAGAAGTTTATTTCCGCGGGATCATTTTACGAAAAGGCGATCACACTTTCCGGTTTTTCCAAAACATATAGTATGACCGGTCTTCGTCTGGCTTCCATCCTGGCGCCGGAACCCATTATAAAAACCTTAACTACTTTGCAGCAATACACTCTTGTATGCGCGCCTTCCGTGACTCAGTGGATGGGAATCGAAGCGCTCAAAACGGATATGAGTTCCTATATTGCAGATTACAAAGAAAAGCGGGATTATGTTTACGAAACCCTAAAGGATCGTTATGAGATCAGCAAAAGCGAGGGGGCGTTTTATTATTTTATCAAGATCCAGGAAAAGGACGATGACTTTATCTTGAAAGCGGTCAAAGAGAAAGAATTGATCCTGGTTCCGGGATATATTTTTACGAACTCCAAAAACTATATACGAATCAGCTTCGCCTCCGAATGGGAGAATCTCAAAAAAGGAATCTCCGCGCTTGTCGAGCTTGCCTGA
- a CDS encoding LTA synthase family protein produces MFQRIPAHLKLILGYVFYFALILFCYKIAFLAMYSYRLQGVPFVEIALAFFLGFRFDFAVIGMILGVFAFLAVLPYFNRYKAYRFFWGYTPILLGIWMIAHLVADIIYFENANKHIGYEGFVFIGKDLGVILKSALEQNTATFTIAILFLLVFLPVSTWLFIKYNPYYYKKESWKSVAIQIASVATIIIIAVRGGIQESPIRATNAIVSGNNFVNNIALNGVFTSIMDLKSQSIPKFLKLETAEAVEIVRKEIAYPGAEFISEKYPILREQKETNPGTPPNIVLIMLENWTGKFIRPISDGLVEGKEVTPHFNRLLKKGRFYNRFIASGGRTTNGMMSILTGIPDRPGLTVVRTHQVLGNFSGLGSIFKRMGYDTYFVTGGDLSFDNKNTLMPHWGFDTVIGEKEIAKLGRFQLGAWGYDDADVLQLLHEKISSSKKPILGLALTLTTHYPYRTPSEKFRIFGPETRDYDFLNVYNYADWAVHNFITQAEKSGYFKNTIFVFVADHTHHRYLDYYEDRNVPFLIYAPGRIAPALDETIASQLDIIPTILGLVGKKVQFSVMGRNLLAPGRSTTAYFAYGNLFGWIENDLFYLRFFDGKEDLSYNINPPRQKNNFCDRDPTVCEEMSKKAKAYLNLSYELLNKNIVFPSEIELKKEIK; encoded by the coding sequence ATGTTTCAACGTATACCCGCTCATCTCAAGCTCATCCTCGGCTATGTTTTCTACTTTGCTCTCATCCTATTCTGTTACAAAATCGCATTTCTTGCAATGTATTCCTATCGATTGCAGGGAGTTCCCTTCGTAGAGATCGCATTGGCGTTTTTTTTGGGATTTCGATTCGACTTCGCAGTGATAGGAATGATTCTCGGTGTCTTTGCATTTTTGGCCGTTCTGCCTTATTTCAATCGTTATAAAGCATATCGATTTTTTTGGGGTTATACTCCGATTCTTTTGGGAATCTGGATGATCGCGCACTTGGTTGCCGACATCATCTATTTTGAAAACGCAAACAAACATATCGGCTACGAAGGTTTTGTGTTTATAGGAAAGGATTTAGGAGTGATCTTAAAATCCGCACTGGAACAAAACACAGCCACATTTACGATTGCAATTTTATTTTTGCTGGTCTTTCTTCCGGTTTCCACTTGGCTCTTTATCAAATACAATCCGTATTATTACAAAAAAGAATCTTGGAAATCCGTCGCGATCCAGATTGCAAGCGTGGCCACAATCATAATCATCGCAGTGCGAGGAGGAATACAAGAATCTCCGATCCGGGCCACAAACGCAATCGTCTCAGGAAATAACTTCGTCAACAATATTGCGTTAAACGGAGTTTTCACCTCTATCATGGATTTGAAAAGTCAGTCTATTCCAAAATTCTTAAAATTGGAAACTGCGGAAGCAGTGGAAATCGTCCGCAAGGAGATCGCATATCCGGGTGCGGAATTTATCAGTGAGAAATATCCGATCCTCAGAGAACAAAAGGAAACCAATCCCGGAACACCGCCAAACATTGTTCTTATCATGCTGGAAAACTGGACGGGTAAATTTATCAGACCGATTTCCGACGGACTTGTAGAAGGAAAGGAAGTCACTCCTCACTTCAATCGACTGTTAAAAAAAGGAAGATTCTACAATCGTTTTATCGCATCGGGAGGAAGGACGACCAACGGTATGATGTCGATCCTAACGGGGATTCCGGATCGACCGGGACTTACGGTCGTACGAACTCATCAAGTACTCGGAAACTTTTCAGGTCTTGGAAGCATCTTTAAAAGAATGGGATACGACACATACTTTGTGACAGGCGGAGATTTGAGTTTTGACAACAAAAATACGCTCATGCCTCATTGGGGTTTTGATACTGTGATCGGCGAAAAAGAAATCGCAAAACTCGGAAGATTTCAGCTCGGTGCTTGGGGATACGACGACGCAGACGTATTACAATTATTGCATGAAAAAATTTCCTCTTCTAAAAAGCCAATTCTTGGCTTGGCTCTGACGTTAACGACTCATTATCCTTATAGAACTCCTTCGGAGAAGTTTCGGATTTTCGGACCGGAAACCAGAGATTACGATTTTCTCAACGTATATAACTACGCGGATTGGGCCGTTCATAATTTTATCACTCAAGCCGAAAAATCAGGTTATTTTAAAAATACAATCTTTGTGTTCGTTGCGGATCATACTCATCATCGTTATCTGGATTATTACGAGGACAGAAATGTTCCGTTTTTGATTTATGCCCCCGGAAGAATCGCACCTGCGTTAGACGAAACAATTGCTTCTCAACTGGATATAATTCCGACCATTCTTGGACTCGTGGGAAAAAAAGTCCAATTTTCCGTTATGGGAAGAAATCTTTTAGCTCCCGGCAGATCCACAACCGCTTACTTCGCCTATGGAAATCTTTTCGGTTGGATAGAGAACGATCTTTTTTACCTTAGATTTTTTGACGGAAAGGAAGATCTTTCCTACAATATCAATCCTCCGCGCCAGAAAAATAATTTTTGCGACAGAGATCCCACTGTCTGCGAGGAGATGAGTAAAAAAGCAAAAGCGTATCTCAATTTAAGCTACGAATTGTTGAATAAAAATATCGTGTTTCCTTCCGAGATCGAACTCAAAAAGGAAATCAAATAA